A region of uncultured Desulfobacter sp. DNA encodes the following proteins:
- the acnA gene encoding aconitate hydratase AcnA, translating into MDQDKLGSKDQLKLSGGSAQFYRLDNLEKQGIGQISRLPFSIKILLEQTIRNLDHFQVNESDILALANWQPKQKSEKEIPFKPTRVILQDLTGVPAIVDLASLRTSMSKLGGNPAVINPKIPVDLIIDHSIQVDSYGKSSSLQTNMEKEFERNRERYEFLKWGQKNFKNMKIFPPGVGIVHQVNLESLASVVQIKDNICFSDTVVGTDSHTPMVNGLGVLGWGVGGIEAESVMLGQPIYMQIPQVVGFKLTGEMGSGTTATDLVFRIVEILRQVGVVEKFVEFYGDGLSQLSLADRATISNMAPEYGATMGFFPTDMETLQYLKSTGRAPDLVERVEHYCKAQGLFRTDGMTPPDFSDEIELDLSTIEPSLAGPKRPQDRIGLSEMKGAWAKTLTAPVSQRGYELKENELSSQAKISPSDSEAPFVLEHGSVVLAAITSCTNTSNPSVMIAAGLLAKKAVEKGLKTKPWVKTSLAPGSRVVTDYLNQAKLDGFLEQLGFFTVGYGCTSCIGNSGPLSEPISKAITSNDLVVASVLSGNRNFEGRVNPLTKANYLASPPLVVAYAIAGTVNINILEDPLGTDPGGQPVYLKDIWPDPKEIAQNAALITPDMYLSRYSNFETLSPLWNEIPTKGDEVFEWDESSTYIRNPPFFLNMSKDLKPIREIIDARVLVKVGDSVTTDHISPAGAIAKNSPAATYLLGHGIQQPDFNSYGSRRGNDQVMVRGTFANIRLRNQLAPGTEGGITTYLPTGEQTSIFEASEKYKASKTPLIVLAGKEYGTGSSRDWAAKGTYLLGVKAVIASSYERIHRSNLLGMGVLPLQFKDGNSAESLNLTGKESYSILGLNDQIKPGQDLTLKVDDKEIPVVLRLDTPVEIEYYRNGGILHTVLRNFIKDVG; encoded by the coding sequence ATGGATCAAGACAAATTGGGCAGTAAAGATCAATTAAAACTTTCCGGTGGATCAGCGCAGTTCTACAGACTTGATAACCTGGAAAAACAAGGAATAGGGCAAATCTCACGTCTGCCGTTTTCAATTAAGATATTACTGGAGCAGACCATACGTAACCTGGACCATTTCCAGGTCAATGAGAGTGATATCCTGGCTTTGGCCAATTGGCAGCCAAAACAAAAATCTGAAAAAGAGATTCCGTTTAAACCGACCCGGGTTATTCTTCAGGACTTAACAGGTGTTCCCGCCATAGTTGATCTGGCTTCCTTACGAACATCCATGAGCAAGTTAGGTGGCAACCCTGCTGTCATCAATCCCAAAATACCGGTTGATCTCATTATAGATCACTCCATTCAAGTTGATTCCTATGGAAAATCTTCCTCCCTGCAGACCAATATGGAGAAGGAGTTTGAGCGGAACCGGGAGAGATATGAGTTTTTAAAATGGGGACAGAAAAACTTTAAAAATATGAAGATCTTCCCCCCCGGCGTGGGCATTGTTCACCAGGTTAATCTGGAGTCTTTGGCCAGTGTGGTTCAAATCAAAGACAACATCTGTTTTTCCGACACAGTGGTTGGAACAGACTCCCACACGCCCATGGTGAACGGTTTGGGCGTACTGGGCTGGGGCGTGGGGGGCATTGAAGCGGAATCGGTCATGTTGGGACAACCTATTTATATGCAAATCCCCCAGGTTGTGGGATTCAAACTGACCGGGGAAATGGGTTCCGGCACCACGGCCACGGATCTGGTGTTTAGAATTGTTGAAATCCTGAGGCAAGTGGGTGTGGTGGAAAAATTTGTTGAGTTTTATGGAGACGGACTTTCACAGCTAAGCCTTGCAGACAGAGCAACGATTTCAAATATGGCCCCTGAATATGGTGCCACCATGGGATTCTTCCCCACAGATATGGAGACGTTGCAATACCTGAAAAGCACCGGCAGAGCCCCTGATTTAGTTGAAAGAGTCGAGCATTACTGCAAAGCGCAAGGCCTGTTCAGAACCGACGGAATGACACCCCCGGACTTTTCAGATGAAATTGAACTGGATCTGTCCACAATTGAGCCTTCGCTGGCAGGTCCCAAACGTCCCCAGGACAGAATCGGATTATCGGAGATGAAGGGTGCCTGGGCAAAGACTTTAACCGCACCTGTCAGCCAGAGAGGATATGAGTTAAAAGAGAATGAACTGTCCTCCCAGGCCAAGATAAGTCCATCCGATTCAGAAGCGCCTTTTGTACTGGAACATGGATCGGTTGTTCTTGCGGCCATTACCTCTTGTACCAACACCAGCAACCCGTCCGTCATGATCGCGGCGGGATTACTTGCCAAAAAAGCGGTGGAAAAGGGATTAAAAACAAAACCCTGGGTGAAAACATCACTGGCTCCGGGATCCAGAGTGGTCACTGATTACCTGAACCAGGCAAAGCTTGACGGATTTTTAGAACAGCTTGGATTTTTTACAGTGGGATACGGCTGTACAAGCTGTATCGGAAATTCAGGTCCTCTTTCGGAACCTATTAGCAAAGCGATAACAAGCAACGATTTGGTTGTGGCGTCTGTCCTCTCCGGGAACCGCAATTTTGAAGGCAGAGTCAATCCGCTGACCAAAGCCAACTACCTGGCAAGCCCTCCCCTTGTTGTTGCTTATGCAATAGCAGGAACCGTAAATATCAATATTCTGGAAGATCCGTTAGGCACAGATCCCGGTGGACAACCGGTATATCTGAAAGATATTTGGCCGGACCCCAAAGAAATTGCACAGAATGCCGCACTCATCACACCGGACATGTATCTTTCACGGTACAGCAACTTTGAAACGCTGTCTCCGCTGTGGAACGAAATTCCAACCAAGGGAGATGAAGTGTTTGAGTGGGATGAATCCTCAACATATATCAGAAATCCGCCTTTTTTCCTGAATATGAGTAAAGATTTAAAACCAATCCGGGAGATCATTGACGCCAGGGTGCTGGTCAAGGTGGGAGATTCTGTCACCACCGACCATATCTCTCCCGCCGGAGCCATTGCGAAAAACAGTCCTGCCGCCACCTACCTGCTTGGGCATGGCATCCAGCAGCCCGATTTCAACTCATATGGTTCCAGAAGAGGAAACGACCAGGTTATGGTCAGAGGCACCTTTGCCAACATCAGATTAAGAAACCAGCTGGCGCCTGGAACCGAAGGCGGCATTACCACCTATCTTCCCACCGGAGAACAGACATCAATTTTTGAAGCCTCTGAAAAATATAAAGCATCCAAAACGCCTTTGATTGTCCTGGCCGGTAAAGAATATGGAACAGGATCTTCACGGGACTGGGCTGCCAAAGGAACTTATCTGCTCGGGGTCAAAGCCGTCATTGCCTCAAGTTACGAAAGAATCCACAGATCCAATCTGCTGGGCATGGGGGTTTTACCTCTACAGTTTAAAGATGGGAATTCCGCAGAGTCCCTGAATCTGACCGGGAAAGAATCCTATTCCATTCTGGGTCTGAATGACCAGATCAAACCCGGCCAGGATCTGACACTCAAAGTGGATGACAAAGAGATTCCTGTTGTGCTCAGATTGGATACGCCTGTGGAAATAGAATACTACCGTAATGGTGGAATTCTCCACACAGTTTTAAGAAATTTCATCAAAGACGTCGGTTAA
- a CDS encoding S24/S26 family peptidase: MDILNPTGEQFYAMMTAFFSNSEKCRFKIQCPGFSMAPFIRHDSLLTVTPLEASHTLEVGDIVLAAMHNYRKMIVHRIIARENDRYQVKGDNNMESDGWFYREDILGRVETIEFNGRQNIPAPWANKLIAWTSKLGLLNHFLLPSVRTVKKLYGYARE; the protein is encoded by the coding sequence ATGGACATCCTGAACCCCACAGGCGAACAGTTCTATGCCATGATGACAGCATTTTTCAGTAATAGTGAGAAATGCCGGTTCAAGATTCAGTGTCCGGGGTTCAGCATGGCGCCATTTATACGCCATGACAGCCTTCTGACTGTGACGCCCTTGGAGGCGTCCCACACTTTGGAAGTCGGAGACATTGTCCTTGCGGCCATGCACAACTATCGGAAAATGATAGTCCACCGCATTATCGCCAGAGAGAATGATCGCTACCAGGTCAAAGGTGACAATAACATGGAAAGCGACGGCTGGTTTTACAGAGAAGATATACTTGGCCGGGTTGAAACCATTGAATTCAACGGGCGGCAAAACATCCCGGCGCCTTGGGCAAATAAACTCATTGCCTGGACCTCCAAATTAGGACTGTTAAACCACTTTCTTTTACCTTCAGTCAGAACAGTGAAAAAGTTATACGGTTATGCACGAGAGTGA
- the metE gene encoding 5-methyltetrahydropteroyltriglutamate--homocysteine S-methyltransferase translates to MKTHSLGFPRIGDSRELKYALESYWRSETSQNQLLETCARLRKSNWVDQKELDYVPVGDFSFYDHVLDTSWMLGNIPPRALETGGSPLDRYFRTARGQSANDGEDSQISAGEMTKWFDTNYHYIVPEFDSSTGFCLDAKPLLDQIQEAQTAGVRPKPVILGPVTYLFLGKADNFDKKTLLEKLLPEYARLLELLANKDIAWVQMDEPLLMTDLDNDWKQMVEQAYQTLGNGPIKIMLATYFGSLDDNLNLALSLPVQAIHVDAVRGKDQVGDLITLLPEHMELSLGVIDGRNIWKTDLNALLEQLTPIHNQLGDRLWLAPSCSLLHVPVDLEKETGLDSELLNWMAFARQKLVELDLLAKALTHGRETVAQALEENAKAVQSRKHSTRIHNPDVQARLARVDDSWGKRNQAYRERAKIHKNRLKLPLFPTTTIGSFPQTREIRSIRLRFKKGEISSDYYTEAIRNQIRSTVEFQEKTGLDVLVHGEAERNDMVEYFGEQLDGFAFSRYGWVQSYGSRCVKPPILFGDVSRPRPMTVEWITYAQSLSEKPVKGMLTGPVTILNWSFVRDDQSRADTCRQVALGIRDEVLDLEKAGVSIIQIDEAALREGLPLRKKQWTEYLNWAVEAFRLAANGVKDDTQLHTHMCYSEFNDIIDAITRMDADVITIEASRSNMEILNAFDETDYPNEIGPGVYDIHSPNVPSKEFIVANMREAIKRIPKERLWINPDCGLKTRAWPETKAALKNLVEAARELRTTV, encoded by the coding sequence ATGAAAACCCACAGCCTGGGGTTCCCCCGCATCGGTGACAGCAGAGAGCTCAAATATGCTCTGGAGTCATATTGGCGCAGCGAAACATCTCAAAACCAGCTGCTTGAAACATGTGCCCGACTTCGGAAAAGCAATTGGGTCGACCAAAAAGAACTGGATTATGTACCAGTGGGGGATTTCTCATTTTACGACCATGTTCTGGACACCAGCTGGATGCTGGGCAACATTCCGCCCCGGGCTCTGGAAACCGGCGGCTCTCCATTGGACAGATACTTCCGGACCGCCCGGGGGCAGTCTGCCAACGATGGAGAAGACAGCCAGATTTCAGCCGGAGAAATGACCAAGTGGTTTGACACCAATTACCACTACATTGTCCCTGAATTTGATTCATCCACCGGGTTTTGCCTGGATGCCAAGCCGCTGCTGGACCAGATTCAGGAGGCGCAAACAGCCGGCGTAAGACCCAAACCTGTTATTTTAGGACCTGTAACCTACCTTTTCCTGGGAAAAGCAGACAATTTTGACAAGAAGACCCTGCTTGAAAAGCTGCTGCCTGAATATGCCCGGCTTCTGGAACTACTGGCCAACAAGGATATCGCGTGGGTGCAGATGGATGAACCTTTGCTGATGACAGATCTGGATAATGACTGGAAACAAATGGTGGAACAGGCATATCAGACACTGGGGAACGGGCCGATTAAAATCATGCTGGCCACCTATTTCGGTTCCCTTGATGACAACCTGAACCTGGCTCTGTCCTTGCCCGTTCAGGCCATCCATGTTGATGCGGTACGGGGTAAGGACCAGGTTGGAGACCTGATCACTCTGCTGCCGGAGCATATGGAATTGTCATTGGGGGTGATTGACGGCAGAAATATCTGGAAAACTGACCTGAACGCCCTGCTGGAGCAACTGACGCCCATCCATAACCAGCTTGGCGACCGACTGTGGCTGGCACCATCCTGTTCCCTGCTCCATGTGCCTGTGGACCTTGAAAAAGAGACCGGACTGGATAGCGAACTTTTAAACTGGATGGCCTTTGCCCGGCAGAAACTGGTGGAACTGGATCTTCTGGCAAAAGCCTTAACCCATGGCCGGGAAACTGTAGCCCAAGCCCTGGAGGAGAACGCAAAGGCAGTGCAAAGCCGGAAGCACTCCACCAGGATTCATAATCCTGATGTTCAAGCACGCCTGGCACGGGTGGATGACAGTTGGGGGAAGCGTAATCAGGCCTACCGGGAACGGGCCAAAATTCATAAAAACAGACTTAAGCTTCCCCTTTTTCCCACCACCACCATTGGTTCGTTCCCCCAGACCAGAGAGATACGGTCAATTCGCCTTAGATTCAAAAAGGGGGAGATCAGTTCAGATTACTATACCGAAGCCATTCGCAATCAGATCCGAAGCACGGTTGAATTCCAGGAAAAGACCGGCCTTGATGTCCTGGTCCATGGCGAAGCCGAACGTAACGATATGGTGGAGTACTTTGGCGAACAGTTGGACGGGTTTGCCTTCAGCCGATATGGCTGGGTGCAGTCATACGGCTCCCGTTGCGTCAAGCCGCCTATTCTTTTCGGCGATGTGTCCCGGCCCCGGCCCATGACCGTGGAGTGGATTACCTATGCCCAGTCCCTGTCTGAAAAACCGGTCAAAGGGATGCTCACAGGACCTGTAACCATTTTAAACTGGTCCTTTGTCCGGGATGACCAGAGCCGGGCCGATACCTGCCGCCAGGTTGCCCTTGGGATCCGAGATGAGGTGCTGGATCTTGAAAAAGCAGGCGTTTCCATTATCCAGATAGATGAAGCCGCTTTAAGGGAAGGACTGCCCCTGCGTAAAAAACAGTGGACCGAATATCTGAACTGGGCTGTGGAAGCATTTCGCCTTGCGGCCAACGGGGTAAAAGACGACACCCAGCTTCATACCCATATGTGCTACTCGGAATTCAATGATATCATTGACGCCATCACACGCATGGATGCCGATGTCATCACCATTGAGGCATCACGCTCCAACATGGAAATATTAAACGCCTTTGACGAAACCGACTATCCCAATGAGATCGGCCCGGGGGTGTATGATATCCACTCCCCCAACGTACCATCCAAAGAGTTCATTGTGGCCAACATGAGAGAAGCAATCAAACGGATTCCAAAGGAACGGCTGTGGATCAACCCGGACTGCGGATTAAAAACCCGTGCCTGGCCGGAGACAAAAGCAGCCTTGAAAAACCTGGTGGAGGCGGCAAGAGAGTTGCGCACCACTGTGTAA
- a CDS encoding radical SAM protein, producing the protein MHESDHSISIASMPVWDRAREKRVLLSMVMDLTARCNNNCVHCYINQPAHDRLAQEKELNLGEIKSITAQAVNLGVLWILLSGGEPLLRPDFPEIYTHIKTRGIFVSVFTNASLITDEHINLFKKYPPREIEVSVYGTTPEIHKSVTRRNTFESTMAGIDKLLSAGLPVTLKSTIMQANLSDFDKISDFCRSKSSRPFRFDPCLQLRADKDPQKNKIILSQRLTPEKIAALDKKDPQRYKILEQSCKNPANTHGQHSESLFKCQAGINTCAIGWDGKYQLCPSLVNRDCTLDLRSHSLAQAWNHFTPEILKRNSVSRQYTENCGTCSLHDICSWCPAHADLETNQLDGLIPYFCKVAKEREKMWKNSPIL; encoded by the coding sequence ATGCACGAGAGTGATCACAGCATATCCATTGCAAGTATGCCGGTCTGGGATCGAGCCAGAGAGAAAAGAGTTCTTCTCTCCATGGTTATGGATCTGACAGCCCGGTGCAACAACAATTGTGTCCACTGCTACATCAATCAGCCGGCCCATGACCGTCTGGCCCAGGAAAAAGAGCTGAACCTGGGAGAAATAAAGTCCATAACAGCCCAGGCCGTCAATTTGGGTGTCCTCTGGATACTTCTAAGCGGCGGCGAACCTCTCCTCAGACCTGATTTTCCGGAAATTTATACCCATATTAAAACCCGGGGGATTTTTGTTTCGGTGTTTACCAATGCTTCCCTCATAACAGACGAACATATCAATCTTTTTAAAAAATATCCGCCACGGGAGATTGAGGTCTCTGTCTACGGCACTACTCCTGAAATCCATAAAAGCGTTACCCGGAGAAATACATTTGAATCGACCATGGCGGGTATTGACAAGCTTTTATCAGCAGGCCTTCCCGTCACCCTGAAGTCCACAATCATGCAGGCGAATCTTTCGGACTTCGATAAAATTTCAGATTTCTGCCGGTCAAAATCCAGTCGGCCTTTCAGGTTCGATCCATGCCTCCAGTTGAGAGCAGACAAAGATCCCCAGAAAAACAAAATCATCCTGTCCCAGCGTCTGACACCTGAAAAGATCGCCGCATTGGATAAAAAAGATCCCCAGCGATACAAAATCCTTGAACAATCCTGTAAGAATCCAGCCAACACCCACGGTCAACATTCGGAATCGCTTTTTAAATGCCAGGCCGGAATAAACACCTGCGCCATAGGATGGGACGGTAAATACCAGCTTTGCCCATCCCTGGTTAACCGGGATTGCACCCTGGATCTTAGATCTCACTCCCTGGCCCAGGCCTGGAACCATTTCACCCCTGAAATCCTGAAGCGTAATTCCGTCAGTCGCCAGTACACGGAAAACTGCGGCACATGCAGCCTGCACGACATTTGCTCATGGTGTCCGGCCCACGCAGATCTGGAAACAAATCAGTTGGATGGCCTCATTCCCTACTTTTGCAAAGTTGCCAAAGAAAGAGAAAAGATGTGGAAAAATTCTCCCATATTGTAA
- a CDS encoding glycogen/starch/alpha-glucan phosphorylase: MNDQRHYPGKTPATNDQPTTTLHEDIKQHIMTTMGNDFYPPRKDTYYKGLAFSVRDRLVKKWLNSQRSFYDRSAKRVYYLSLEFLPGRFLMNYITNLQLNKECEKTLEETGFTLEEIEEQEWDAGLGNGGLGRLASCYLDSMASLDIPGYGYGIMYDYGIFYQTIVNGYQVEQCDNWVRWGNPWEFKRRGFLSNVQFYGRSEPYKNSAGKLCYRWVDSLDINAMACDILIPGYGTQNVNNMRLWAAMSSQDFSLREFNQGDYMGAMESKVLTENITKVLYPSDEKAVGRELRLKQQYFFVAATFQDIIRRFQKHNSDFKLLPDRVAVQLNDTHPAIAIPELMRLLMDIEGLDWEDAWDISVKTFAYTNHTVLPEALETWPVSLIFRLLPRHMEIIYEINRRFLSVVEKQYPDSPELLRRVSIIEDGLEQRVRMAHLAIVGSHTVNGVAALHSRILKERLFKDFDIIFPGKIINVTNGVTPRRWVLQANPALSSLITETIGSDWITDLDQLKKLVPHADSPQFREKWRQVKLGNKEKLVKYIKRKVNMDISSDSLFDVHVKRIHEYKRQLLNIFHVITLYNRIKKDPAGSVVPRTVIFGGKAAPAYVQAKLIIKLINSVADVVNKDPEVNQKLKVVFMPNYCVSKAEKIIPATDLSEQISTAGLEASGTGNMKFALNGALTIGTLDGANIEIMEEVGDDNIFIFGLTAKEVEKKKKQGYNPWEYYNSDEELKATLDMVRLNHFIPTEPNLFLPIWDSLMAHGDRYLVLADYRAFIQAQEKVSVLYQDQEQWTRCSILNTANMGKFSSDRAVREYARDIWHIETHK; the protein is encoded by the coding sequence ATGAACGACCAAAGACATTACCCGGGCAAAACTCCGGCAACAAATGACCAGCCCACCACAACTCTTCATGAAGACATAAAACAACACATCATGACAACCATGGGCAACGATTTTTATCCGCCCAGGAAAGATACGTATTATAAAGGCCTTGCCTTCAGCGTACGTGACCGGCTGGTTAAAAAGTGGCTCAACTCCCAGCGTTCTTTCTACGACAGAAGTGCGAAACGGGTCTATTATCTTTCCCTTGAGTTCCTGCCGGGGCGGTTTTTGATGAACTATATCACCAATCTGCAATTGAACAAAGAGTGCGAAAAAACCCTGGAAGAAACCGGATTCACCCTGGAGGAAATTGAGGAGCAGGAGTGGGATGCAGGCCTTGGCAACGGTGGTTTGGGGCGGCTTGCTTCCTGTTACCTGGATTCCATGGCATCCCTGGATATTCCGGGGTACGGATATGGTATCATGTATGATTACGGTATATTTTATCAGACCATTGTCAATGGATATCAGGTTGAACAATGCGACAACTGGGTGCGCTGGGGCAATCCCTGGGAGTTCAAACGCCGGGGATTTTTATCCAATGTCCAGTTTTACGGCAGGTCCGAACCCTATAAAAACAGCGCGGGCAAGCTTTGCTACCGATGGGTGGATTCCCTGGACATTAATGCCATGGCCTGCGATATTCTTATTCCGGGGTATGGCACCCAGAATGTAAATAACATGCGGCTGTGGGCAGCCATGTCCAGTCAGGATTTCTCTTTGCGGGAGTTTAATCAGGGCGACTACATGGGAGCCATGGAGAGTAAGGTGCTCACGGAAAATATCACCAAGGTGCTTTATCCCAGTGATGAGAAAGCGGTGGGCCGGGAACTTCGTCTCAAACAGCAGTATTTTTTTGTGGCGGCTACGTTTCAGGACATTATACGCAGATTTCAAAAGCATAACTCTGATTTCAAGCTGTTGCCTGACAGGGTCGCGGTTCAGCTCAACGACACCCATCCCGCCATTGCCATTCCTGAACTTATGCGTCTGTTGATGGATATAGAGGGTCTTGATTGGGAAGACGCCTGGGACATTTCAGTAAAAACATTTGCTTACACTAACCACACGGTGCTTCCCGAAGCTCTGGAAACCTGGCCGGTCAGCCTGATTTTCCGTCTTTTGCCTCGTCACATGGAGATCATCTATGAGATTAACAGGCGTTTTTTAAGCGTGGTGGAAAAACAATACCCGGACAGCCCTGAGTTGTTACGCCGGGTCTCTATTATCGAAGATGGTCTGGAGCAAAGGGTGCGCATGGCCCATCTGGCCATTGTGGGCAGCCACACGGTCAATGGTGTGGCAGCCCTTCATTCCAGAATATTGAAAGAGCGGCTGTTTAAGGATTTCGATATTATCTTCCCCGGGAAAATCATTAATGTCACCAATGGTGTGACCCCCCGGCGGTGGGTACTCCAGGCAAATCCGGCGTTATCGTCCCTGATTACCGAGACCATAGGGTCCGACTGGATTACCGATCTTGACCAGCTCAAAAAGCTTGTCCCCCATGCCGACAGCCCGCAATTCCGTGAAAAATGGCGGCAGGTTAAACTGGGAAACAAGGAAAAGCTGGTTAAATATATTAAACGTAAAGTCAACATGGATATCAGTTCTGATAGCCTTTTTGATGTTCATGTGAAGCGGATTCACGAATACAAACGCCAGCTTTTAAATATTTTCCATGTCATCACCCTGTATAACAGGATCAAGAAGGATCCGGCCGGGTCAGTAGTACCAAGGACGGTTATTTTTGGTGGCAAGGCTGCACCTGCCTATGTCCAGGCCAAACTGATCATCAAGTTGATCAATTCCGTTGCAGACGTTGTCAACAAGGATCCCGAGGTGAACCAAAAACTCAAGGTCGTTTTTATGCCCAACTATTGTGTCTCCAAGGCTGAAAAGATTATCCCCGCGACAGATCTTTCCGAGCAGATTTCCACAGCCGGACTTGAAGCGTCTGGGACCGGAAACATGAAATTCGCCTTGAACGGGGCACTGACCATCGGTACCCTTGACGGGGCCAATATCGAAATCATGGAAGAGGTGGGAGACGACAATATTTTTATTTTCGGCCTGACCGCCAAAGAGGTGGAAAAGAAAAAGAAGCAGGGATACAACCCCTGGGAATATTACAACAGTGATGAAGAGCTCAAAGCTACGCTGGACATGGTAAGACTTAATCATTTTATCCCCACGGAGCCCAATCTTTTCCTGCCCATCTGGGATTCACTGATGGCCCATGGTGACCGCTATCTGGTTCTTGCTGATTACCGCGCCTTTATCCAGGCCCAGGAAAAGGTCAGTGTCCTGTATCAGGATCAGGAACAATGGACCAGATGCTCTATTTTAAATACCGCCAATATGGGGAAATTTTCCAGTGACAGGGCTGTCAGGGAGTATGCCAGGGATATCTGGCACATTGAGACTCATAAATAG
- a CDS encoding PqqD family protein produces MDPDTVYAPSEKIISRDILGEIVIVPIESGLADFSDAMFSFNDTGALAWKCIEQKKTIRQICTAIAEEYDSSMGQIEQGVKKLLTELLEKKIIVEWTS; encoded by the coding sequence ATGGACCCGGATACAGTTTATGCCCCGTCAGAAAAGATAATTTCCAGGGATATCCTTGGAGAAATTGTTATTGTTCCCATTGAATCCGGATTAGCCGACTTCAGTGATGCCATGTTCTCCTTCAATGATACCGGAGCCCTGGCATGGAAATGCATCGAACAGAAAAAAACAATACGCCAGATTTGCACGGCCATTGCCGAAGAATATGACTCGAGCATGGGTCAGATAGAGCAGGGGGTAAAAAAGTTACTCACTGAACTGCTTGAAAAGAAAATCATTGTTGAATGGACATCCTGA
- a CDS encoding PEP-CTERM sorting domain-containing protein: protein MKLKYIVHFFISLFLLSMVFGSTANAVYIPAEVFSGQTEIEVVYTDGSTPFGMSVGDWVTVNIIIDDSAYSVTSGNYTMYTTEYNSGDYGLSLSFSLTSTDFTEEDDNWGSSWPAVTIDYTDINDPIINLIDFESITDGYLISIGIDEIGDPITMKISAVPEPGTLTLLSLALLSLAGLKRRQS, encoded by the coding sequence ATGAAGTTAAAATACATTGTTCATTTTTTTATATCATTATTCTTATTGTCCATGGTATTCGGCAGCACCGCTAATGCTGTGTATATACCTGCTGAGGTGTTTAGCGGCCAAACAGAGATAGAAGTAGTGTATACAGATGGTAGTACGCCTTTTGGAATGAGTGTCGGTGATTGGGTTACAGTAAATATCATTATTGATGATTCGGCATATAGCGTAACTTCTGGAAATTATACAATGTACACCACTGAGTATAATTCTGGTGATTACGGCCTTTCACTGTCCTTTTCTCTGACTTCAACAGACTTTACCGAGGAAGATGACAATTGGGGATCAAGTTGGCCGGCTGTGACCATAGATTACACAGATATAAACGACCCAATTATTAACCTTATTGATTTTGAATCAATAACTGATGGCTACTTAATCTCCATCGGTATTGACGAAATAGGCGACCCGATAACCATGAAAATCAGTGCAGTACCAGAACCAGGTACACTTACCCTTCTTAGTCTCGCTCTTTTAAGCCTTGCCGGACTGAAGAGAAGACAGTCCTAA